In Bubalus bubalis isolate 160015118507 breed Murrah chromosome 3, NDDB_SH_1, whole genome shotgun sequence, a genomic segment contains:
- the RETREG3 gene encoding reticulophagy regulator 3 isoform X1 translates to MAEAEGVAEAPGPASGQTFKGRRPMSGSWERDQQVEAAQRALVEVLGPYEPLLSRVQAALVWERPARSALWCLGLNAAFWFFALTSLRLVFLLAFSSMIIVCIDQWKNKIWPEIKVPRPGVLDNESWGFVHPRLLSVPELCHHVAEVWVSGTIFIRNLLLFKKQNPGKFCLLSCGILTFLAVLGRYIPGLLLSYLILVTVMMWPLALYHRLWDRAYVRLKPALQRLDFSVRGYMMSKQRERQLRRRALHPERAADNHSDSEEELAAFCPQLDDSTVARELAITDSEHSDAEVSCTDNGTFNLSRGQTPLTEGSEDLDGHSDPEESFARDLPDFPSINVDPTGLDDEDDTSIGMPSLMYRSPQGAGESQGPPASREEAALPELLLGALPAGSNLTSNLASLVSQGMIQLALSGASQPGPSGLPPRRATRGVLRAPSSDLDTDAEGDDFELLDQSELNQLDPASSRSH, encoded by the exons ATGGCGGAGGCAGAGGGGGTGGCCGaggccccaggcccagcctccGGTCAGACTTTCAAGGGTCGCCGCCCTATGTCAGGCTCCTGGGAGCGGGACCAGCAGGTTGAGGCGGCGCAGCGGGCCCTGGTGGAGGTGCTGGGGCCTTACGAGCCTCTGCTGAGCCGAGTGCAGGCAGCCCTGGTGTGGGAGCGGCCAGCCAGGAGCGCCCTGTGGTGCCTGGGGCTGAACGCGGCTTTCTG gTTCTTTGCCCTGACATCCCTTCGTCTTGTGTTTTTACTTGCATTCAGTTCAATGATCATTGTGtgtatagatcaatggaagaacAAAATCTGGCCTGAAATAAAAG TGCCAAGACCCGGCGTGTTAGACAATGAGAG CTGGGGTTTTGTGCACCCTCGGTTGCTCAGCGTGCCCGAGCTCTGCCACCACGTAGCTGAAGTCTGGGTTAGTGGGACCATTTTCATAAGGAatcttttgcttttcaaaaagcaaaacccaGGCAAG TTCTGCTTGCTGAGCTGTGGGATACTGACCTTTTTGGCTGTCTTGGGCCGCTACATCCCTGGGCTCCTGCTCTCCTACTTAATTC TTGTCACTGTCATGATGTGGCCCCTCGCTCTGTACCACCGACTGTGGGACCGAGCGTACGTACGGCTGAAGCCCGCACTGCAGCGGCTGGACTTCAGCGTTCGTGGCTACATGATGTccaagcagagagagagacaat TGCGGCGCAGAGCTCTCCACCCAGAGCGTGCTGCAGACAACCACAGTGACAGCGAGGAGGAGCTTGCTGCCTTCTGTCCTCAG CTGGATGATTCCACTGTTGCCAGGGAACTGGCCATCACAGACTCCGAGCACTCGGATGCTGAGGTCTCCTGTACAGATAACGGTACATTCAACCTTTCACGGGGCCAAACACCTCTAACAGAAGGCTCTGAAG ACCTAGATGGTCACAGTGATCCAGAGGAATCCTTCGCCAGAGACCTTCCAGACTTCCCTTCCATTAACGTGGATCCTACGGGCCTGGATGACGAGGACGATACCAGCATTGGGATGCCCAGCTTGATGTACCGGTCCCCGCAGGGGGCCGGGGAGTCTCAGGGCCCCCCTGCCAGCCGGGAAGAGGCTGCACTGCCGGAGCTTTTGCTTGGTGCCCTGCCTGCAGGATCCAACCTCACCAGCAACCTTGCTAGCCTGGTTTCGCAGGGCATGATCCAACTGGCCTTGTCAGGGGCCTCCCAGCCAGGCCCTTCTGGCCTACCTCCCCGGAGAGCCACCAGAGGTGTCCTCAGGGCACCCAGTTCAGACCTGGACACTGATGCTGAGGGGGATGACTTTGAACTTCTGGACCAGTCAGAGCTGAATCAGCTGGACCCTGCCAGTTCCAGGAGCCACTGA
- the RETREG3 gene encoding reticulophagy regulator 3 isoform X2, translating into MSSYKSSFGFTVFWILETYRDCGPVVPTSRIVGRSGFFALTSLRLVFLLAFSSMIIVCIDQWKNKIWPEIKVPRPGVLDNESWGFVHPRLLSVPELCHHVAEVWVSGTIFIRNLLLFKKQNPGKFCLLSCGILTFLAVLGRYIPGLLLSYLILVTVMMWPLALYHRLWDRAYVRLKPALQRLDFSVRGYMMSKQRERQLRRRALHPERAADNHSDSEEELAAFCPQLDDSTVARELAITDSEHSDAEVSCTDNGTFNLSRGQTPLTEGSEDLDGHSDPEESFARDLPDFPSINVDPTGLDDEDDTSIGMPSLMYRSPQGAGESQGPPASREEAALPELLLGALPAGSNLTSNLASLVSQGMIQLALSGASQPGPSGLPPRRATRGVLRAPSSDLDTDAEGDDFELLDQSELNQLDPASSRSH; encoded by the exons gTTCTTTGCCCTGACATCCCTTCGTCTTGTGTTTTTACTTGCATTCAGTTCAATGATCATTGTGtgtatagatcaatggaagaacAAAATCTGGCCTGAAATAAAAG TGCCAAGACCCGGCGTGTTAGACAATGAGAG CTGGGGTTTTGTGCACCCTCGGTTGCTCAGCGTGCCCGAGCTCTGCCACCACGTAGCTGAAGTCTGGGTTAGTGGGACCATTTTCATAAGGAatcttttgcttttcaaaaagcaaaacccaGGCAAG TTCTGCTTGCTGAGCTGTGGGATACTGACCTTTTTGGCTGTCTTGGGCCGCTACATCCCTGGGCTCCTGCTCTCCTACTTAATTC TTGTCACTGTCATGATGTGGCCCCTCGCTCTGTACCACCGACTGTGGGACCGAGCGTACGTACGGCTGAAGCCCGCACTGCAGCGGCTGGACTTCAGCGTTCGTGGCTACATGATGTccaagcagagagagagacaat TGCGGCGCAGAGCTCTCCACCCAGAGCGTGCTGCAGACAACCACAGTGACAGCGAGGAGGAGCTTGCTGCCTTCTGTCCTCAG CTGGATGATTCCACTGTTGCCAGGGAACTGGCCATCACAGACTCCGAGCACTCGGATGCTGAGGTCTCCTGTACAGATAACGGTACATTCAACCTTTCACGGGGCCAAACACCTCTAACAGAAGGCTCTGAAG ACCTAGATGGTCACAGTGATCCAGAGGAATCCTTCGCCAGAGACCTTCCAGACTTCCCTTCCATTAACGTGGATCCTACGGGCCTGGATGACGAGGACGATACCAGCATTGGGATGCCCAGCTTGATGTACCGGTCCCCGCAGGGGGCCGGGGAGTCTCAGGGCCCCCCTGCCAGCCGGGAAGAGGCTGCACTGCCGGAGCTTTTGCTTGGTGCCCTGCCTGCAGGATCCAACCTCACCAGCAACCTTGCTAGCCTGGTTTCGCAGGGCATGATCCAACTGGCCTTGTCAGGGGCCTCCCAGCCAGGCCCTTCTGGCCTACCTCCCCGGAGAGCCACCAGAGGTGTCCTCAGGGCACCCAGTTCAGACCTGGACACTGATGCTGAGGGGGATGACTTTGAACTTCTGGACCAGTCAGAGCTGAATCAGCTGGACCCTGCCAGTTCCAGGAGCCACTGA